In Maridesulfovibrio sp., a single genomic region encodes these proteins:
- a CDS encoding HIT domain-containing protein gives MDALWAPWRMDYILGPKPDECVFCVPEGTEEDEERLILYRAEHCFVIMNKFPYNNCHLMVTPYRHVSKLTDLTEEESSEIMKYITISCDILDRACNPHGINVGLNIGEAAGAGIAAHLHFQLVPRWNGDASFMAVFGETNVIPDHLTATYKRLKPFFDSIVAK, from the coding sequence ATGGATGCATTATGGGCGCCGTGGCGCATGGATTACATTCTCGGACCAAAGCCTGACGAATGTGTTTTTTGTGTACCGGAAGGTACTGAAGAAGATGAGGAAAGACTTATTCTGTACAGGGCTGAACACTGCTTTGTGATAATGAACAAGTTCCCGTACAACAACTGTCATCTGATGGTTACGCCTTACAGGCATGTAAGTAAACTTACTGATCTTACGGAAGAAGAATCTTCTGAGATCATGAAGTATATAACTATAAGCTGCGATATTCTGGACAGGGCATGCAATCCGCATGGTATAAATGTCGGTCTGAATATAGGGGAAGCAGCCGGAGCTGGGATAGCCGCCCACCTCCATTTTCAACTCGTTCCGCGTTGGAACGGGGATGCATCGTTTATGGCGGTGTTCGGCGAAACCAATGTTATTCCCGACCACCTGACCGCAACTTATAAAAGGCTCAAGCCGTTTTTTGACAGTATTGTCGCTAAGTAA
- a CDS encoding LapA family protein has product MRYLKVLALVILFFLSMVFFVQNTPELSKEVTLSIELLQYKFTSQSLPYYLLILTAFAIGAILTLLYFMGDKIRLAGQLRTCRTRMANLEQEVNSLRNMPLDEGNYPSTPVAADDKTEE; this is encoded by the coding sequence ATGCGTTACTTGAAGGTTTTGGCTCTGGTAATCCTGTTTTTCCTGTCCATGGTATTTTTTGTTCAGAATACTCCTGAACTTTCCAAGGAAGTCACACTTTCCATCGAGCTGCTGCAGTATAAGTTTACCAGCCAGTCTCTGCCCTATTATCTGCTGATCCTGACCGCTTTTGCTATCGGCGCGATCCTTACTCTGCTCTATTTCATGGGCGACAAAATCCGTCTTGCCGGTCAGCTGCGCACCTGTCGTACCAGAATGGCCAACCTTGAGCAGGAAGTTAACTCCCTGCGCAACATGCCTCTTGATGAAGGCAACTATCCCTCCACTCCCGTGGCTGCTGACGACAAAACCGAAGAGTAG
- a CDS encoding tetratricopeptide repeat protein, translated as MPDTRAAIDELSKVVKDIPEAVEIYLALGNLYRAQGEIERAAQIRNSLILRPGLAPETKARALYELGRDFSRGGFLDRAVSAFEKAAEIEGDSPEIITELAEIAARSREFERAASYYSSLHMPVQEAHYLACQAEDEFNNGEEAKAGRTLSKALKVYLQSPEAWLLKLTRLKKQGSLDDFAGVFRDAVASVPTKLRFVIIEGLLAESLVFGDTVKVVNDQGQERNLPFYEVMVEEISKSDPDVIMHYYGARLLQFCGREQEAGIWLEKTLMLNQDFWLARLELFGIAQSEQKLTPSFKNQLDFFVNIARKVQRFTCSSCGIKRDRIFFVCPRCRSWHSITFRKELNQ; from the coding sequence ATGCCCGACACCCGCGCGGCCATTGACGAGCTGAGCAAGGTTGTCAAGGATATCCCCGAGGCAGTTGAAATCTATCTTGCGCTGGGTAACCTGTACCGGGCTCAGGGAGAGATCGAGCGTGCCGCCCAGATACGCAACAGTCTTATTCTGCGCCCCGGTCTGGCTCCGGAAACAAAGGCCCGCGCCCTTTATGAGCTGGGACGAGATTTCAGTCGCGGAGGTTTTCTGGACCGGGCGGTCAGCGCTTTTGAAAAAGCCGCTGAAATAGAGGGAGATTCCCCGGAAATCATCACGGAGTTGGCGGAAATAGCCGCCAGAAGCCGTGAATTTGAACGGGCGGCATCATATTATTCAAGTCTTCATATGCCGGTTCAGGAAGCTCATTATCTGGCCTGTCAGGCTGAGGATGAATTCAATAACGGAGAGGAAGCCAAAGCCGGACGCACTCTTTCCAAGGCCCTGAAGGTCTACCTCCAGTCTCCGGAAGCATGGCTGCTGAAGCTTACCCGGCTGAAAAAGCAGGGTTCTCTGGATGACTTTGCCGGTGTATTCAGGGATGCCGTTGCTTCGGTTCCAACCAAGCTGCGTTTTGTTATCATTGAAGGTCTTTTGGCCGAATCTCTTGTTTTCGGCGATACCGTCAAGGTTGTTAATGATCAGGGGCAGGAACGCAATCTTCCTTTTTATGAAGTAATGGTTGAAGAAATTTCCAAATCCGATCCTGATGTAATCATGCATTACTACGGCGCAAGGCTCCTGCAGTTTTGCGGGCGTGAGCAGGAAGCCGGAATCTGGCTTGAAAAGACCCTGATGCTGAATCAGGATTTCTGGCTGGCCAGACTGGAGCTTTTCGGGATTGCGCAGTCGGAACAGAAACTTACACCTTCATTCAAGAACCAGCTTGATTTCTTTGTCAATATAGCCAGAAAAGTACAGAGATTTACCTGTTCCAGTTGCGGTATAAAGCGCGATAGAATATTTTTCGTCTGCCCGAGATGCCGCAGTTGGCACTCCATAACGTTCCGTAAAGAACTGAACCAGTAA
- the mutS gene encoding DNA mismatch repair protein MutS: protein MFQQYLDIKESHPDSLLFFRMGDFFELFFEDAEIASRELQIALTCRNPNSESKVPMCGVPHHAAKSYIAQLVEKGFTITLCDQIEDPKQAKGLVKRAVTHVFTPGTVVDDDTLTAKSNNFLAALLWDESKSAGGLAWMDFSTGQWSGLFSKTESELWQWALKVNPREMILPQGKVVPPQYGDLDARITPAPSAGYFSLKSARDNILEVQKVADLGSLDLDDKPQLTQACGALLAYLRQTQMQEFSHLGEFRPLNLTKHMILDEVTERNLELFKRLDGKKGKGTLLAVLDRTITPMGGRLLNIRLKQPWRDLAPIEHNQRAVTFFFEDDSLRSGVRELLDTVYDLERLSTRVVLGRATPRDFIGLRQSLKTLPPIQEFLLQAARRTDEESRSMAPALRSIISKWDNMQDVADLLERALVDNPPPVMTEGGLFKTGFNPELDELIQLTEHGESTLADLLEREKESNDLPKLKMGFNKVFGYYFELSKAFKGQVPEYFERRQTLVNSERYITPQLKELEDKLLSASEKRKTLEYGMFQKIREEVAANRSRFMFMADAIAAVDFWQGLAEAARVNRWVCPEVHAGMEIVIEEGRHPVVEAVQGSANYIPNSLTIDEKRRILLITGPNMAGKSTVLRQIAIMGIMAQIGSYIPAYKGRIGLMDRVFSRVGASDNLAQGQSTFMVEMMETARILRQASMRSLVILDEIGRGTSTFDGLALAWAVVEELSRRARGGIRTLFATHYHELTSLEGVIEGLRNFNIAVREWKGDILFLRRLVPGPADKSYGIEVARLAGVPKPVVVRAREILADLEEKSGEGGHGSHVTAVQSVLPGMGCVGSDRKNGVPPEEHAVVKALRDLDVNGLSPIEALTLLNQWKTSLGDN, encoded by the coding sequence ATGTTCCAGCAGTACCTTGATATCAAGGAAAGCCACCCGGACTCATTGCTTTTTTTTCGTATGGGGGATTTTTTCGAACTGTTTTTCGAGGATGCCGAAATAGCCTCCAGGGAGTTGCAGATAGCACTCACCTGCCGCAACCCCAATTCCGAATCCAAGGTCCCCATGTGCGGTGTTCCGCATCATGCTGCTAAATCCTATATTGCCCAGCTGGTTGAAAAAGGGTTCACCATAACTCTTTGCGATCAGATAGAAGATCCCAAGCAGGCCAAAGGGCTGGTTAAACGTGCGGTCACCCATGTCTTTACCCCCGGAACAGTCGTTGATGACGACACTCTGACAGCCAAGTCGAATAATTTTCTGGCTGCCCTGCTCTGGGATGAATCCAAGTCTGCCGGAGGGCTGGCCTGGATGGACTTTTCCACTGGTCAGTGGAGCGGGCTTTTCAGCAAGACAGAGAGCGAACTATGGCAGTGGGCGCTCAAGGTCAATCCCCGGGAAATGATCCTGCCGCAGGGTAAGGTAGTACCGCCCCAGTACGGCGATCTGGATGCCAGGATCACTCCGGCTCCTTCTGCCGGATATTTCAGCCTCAAATCAGCCAGAGACAATATTCTTGAAGTGCAGAAAGTGGCCGATCTCGGCTCTCTGGACCTTGATGACAAACCGCAGCTGACCCAGGCCTGCGGAGCCCTGCTGGCCTACCTGCGCCAGACGCAGATGCAGGAGTTCTCTCATCTTGGTGAATTCAGGCCGCTCAACCTGACCAAACATATGATTCTGGACGAAGTCACCGAGCGCAATCTTGAGCTTTTCAAACGTCTGGACGGTAAAAAAGGCAAAGGCACCCTGCTGGCCGTGCTGGACAGAACCATCACCCCCATGGGCGGGAGGCTGCTGAATATAAGGTTGAAACAGCCGTGGAGAGATCTTGCGCCCATTGAGCATAACCAAAGAGCGGTCACTTTTTTCTTTGAAGACGATTCCCTGCGTTCCGGAGTGCGTGAACTTCTGGACACCGTTTACGACCTTGAACGTCTTTCCACCCGTGTTGTGCTCGGCCGGGCAACTCCCAGAGATTTTATCGGGCTGCGACAGAGTCTGAAAACTCTGCCCCCCATTCAGGAATTTCTGCTTCAGGCCGCCCGCCGGACAGACGAGGAAAGCCGGAGCATGGCCCCTGCCCTGCGGTCCATCATTTCAAAATGGGACAACATGCAGGATGTGGCAGATCTGCTTGAGAGGGCTCTCGTGGACAACCCGCCTCCGGTCATGACCGAGGGAGGTCTTTTCAAGACCGGTTTCAATCCCGAACTGGACGAGCTGATCCAACTGACCGAGCACGGAGAATCCACCCTGGCCGATCTGCTTGAGCGTGAAAAGGAAAGCAACGATCTTCCCAAGCTTAAAATGGGTTTCAACAAGGTCTTCGGATATTATTTCGAGCTTTCCAAGGCTTTCAAGGGACAGGTGCCTGAGTATTTCGAACGCCGTCAGACTCTGGTCAACAGCGAGCGTTACATCACTCCGCAGCTCAAGGAGCTTGAGGACAAACTTCTTTCCGCATCGGAAAAACGCAAGACCCTTGAATACGGTATGTTCCAGAAAATCCGTGAGGAAGTAGCCGCCAACCGCAGCCGGTTCATGTTCATGGCCGATGCCATTGCCGCTGTTGATTTCTGGCAGGGACTTGCCGAGGCCGCGAGGGTTAACCGCTGGGTCTGCCCGGAAGTGCATGCGGGCATGGAAATAGTCATTGAAGAAGGACGGCATCCGGTTGTGGAAGCCGTACAGGGATCGGCCAATTACATACCCAACTCGCTGACCATTGACGAAAAAAGGCGGATACTGCTGATAACCGGTCCCAACATGGCCGGTAAGTCAACAGTTCTGCGCCAGATTGCGATTATGGGCATAATGGCCCAGATAGGTTCGTACATCCCCGCCTACAAGGGGCGTATCGGGCTTATGGACCGTGTCTTTTCACGAGTCGGGGCTTCTGACAATCTTGCTCAGGGACAGTCCACATTCATGGTTGAAATGATGGAAACGGCCCGCATACTGCGTCAGGCCTCCATGCGCAGCCTGGTTATTCTTGATGAGATCGGCCGCGGAACCAGCACATTTGACGGTCTGGCTCTGGCCTGGGCCGTTGTAGAGGAGCTTTCCCGCCGGGCCCGAGGAGGAATCCGAACTCTGTTCGCTACTCACTACCATGAATTGACTTCCCTTGAGGGAGTTATTGAGGGGCTGCGCAATTTCAATATTGCGGTGCGGGAATGGAAAGGCGATATCCTTTTTCTGCGCAGGCTGGTACCCGGACCTGCCGACAAGAGCTACGGCATCGAGGTGGCAAGGCTTGCCGGGGTACCCAAACCTGTAGTAGTCAGGGCTAGGGAGATTCTGGCCGATCTGGAGGAAAAATCCGGGGAAGGCGGGCACGGCTCACATGTGACTGCTGTTCAGTCCGTACTGCCCGGCATGGGCTGCGTCGGCTCCGACAGGAAAAACGGAGTTCCGCCGGA